A region from the Oncorhynchus keta strain PuntledgeMale-10-30-2019 chromosome 5, Oket_V2, whole genome shotgun sequence genome encodes:
- the LOC118384661 gene encoding protein KRI1 homolog: MSDKSDFKINSKFAEKYDKYRQKEELQRLKDKYGDQADESESGSDSESDDDSEVELDPKVERDFYRTLSLLKKKDPKIYQTDATFYTVEDASIEDDAQPSTSKKTTEKPMYLKDYERKVILERGGKYEDDEEESDDEEAAKRREASASPSYIQEQRELKESFRKFIQDSDEEGSEEDFQLLKRRSKTQEEKDKEEEDYVDWLKGQAELGGPEEVQDMKYLRDYWNDPELDEKECFLRDFVLNKGYMEKNDVDGIPSYDEVVNDDVEDSEEDGESFLERQEDFERHYNFRFEEPDAQKIKTYPRTIATSVRSKDERRKLKREEVKDRKKREKEQKHEQLKQLKNLKRNEIMQKLRRLQELTGNEQLAFSQVDLEGDFDPQQHDQLMQKFFGDEYYGEEVGEKPQFEVEELEGEHWNWDTWTGEVGEKEHGGEEEEHEGEEYNQPNCEDPDFIMDADYDPSQPSTSKKQKKKEKMKVDALLMGKKRKKSHFAEVITQNKPVFDPQEKSFEQYLEEYYKLDYEDIIDDIPCRFRYRQVLANDFGLSTDEILGADEKELNRWASLKKTCMFRSDKEEMSDLQNYKIKGQNVKKKIEVLNSFYAEEDKAEGKTKVGKKRRDRMKNAEKDDKDLEDDDEAGPSQESSALDSGEGVVVQALREAGDQEEEFLVPKSKKLKLEQETVASTQETANTRTERPKLPKKKNRHPGSRLMSGKGPFRVKMGGREFSGQRLKAYGLNPKRLHFRQLGRQKRKAQEKTEKQGIKE; encoded by the exons ATGTCAGACAAATCGGATTTCAAGATTAATTCAAAGTTTGCAGAGAAATATGACAAATATAGACAAAAAGAAGAGTTACAAAGGC TGAAAGACAAATATGGCGACCAAGCTGATGAGAGTGAGTCTGGTTCAGATTCAGAATCAGATGATGATAGCGAGGTG GAACTTGACCCCAAAGTTGAAAGGGACTTCTACAGAACATTGTCTCTGCTGAAGAAGAAAGATCCTAAGATCTATCAGACTGATGCAACATTCTACACGGTGGAAG ATGCATCCATTGAGGATGATGCCCAGCCTTCAACTTCAAAGAAAACCACAGAGAAGCCAATGTATCTGAAAGACTATGAGCGAAAAGTTATCTTGGAAAGGGGAGG TAAAtatgaggatgatgaggaggagagtgATGATGAAGAGGCTGCAAAGAGGAGAGAGGCAT CTGCATCTCCGAGTTACATCCAGGAGCAGAGAGAATTGAAAGAGAG CTTCCGTAAATTCATACAGGACAGTGATGAGGAGGGCAGTGAAGAGGACTTTCAGCTGCTGAAGAGGAGGAGCAAAACACAGGAAGAGAAG gataaagaggaagaggatTATGTGGACTGGCTGAAAGGCCAGGCAGAGCTGGGGGGCCCAGAAGAGGTGCAGGACATG AAATACTTGAGGGACTATTGGAACGACCCAGAGCTGGATGAGAAGGAGTGTTTCCTTAGGGATTTTGTCCTGAATAAGGGCTACATGGAGAAAAATGACGTGGACGG GATCCCCAGCTATGACGAGGTGGTGAATGATGACGTGGAGGACTCAGAAGAGGATGGGGAGTCGTTCTTGGAGCGCCAGGAGGACTTTGAAAGACACTACAACTTCCGCTTTGAGGAGCCTGATGCCCAGAAG ATCAAGACTTACCCCCGTACCATTGCCACCTCTGTCCGCTCCAAAGACGAGCGCAGGAAGCTCAAAAGGGAGGAAGTGAAGGATAGGAAGAAAAGG GAGAAGGAGCAGAAGCACGAGCAGCTGAAGCAGCTGAAGAACCTGAAGCGTAATGAGATCATGCAGAAGCTGCGGCGGCTGCAGGAGCTGACAGGCAACGAGCAGCTGGCCTTCAGTCAGGTGGACCTGGAGGGAGATTTTGACCCCCAGCAGCATGACCAGCTCATGCAG AAATTCTTTGGTGATGAATATTatggagaggaagtgggggagaAGCCCCAGTTTGAAGTTGAAGAGCTAGAGGGTG AACACTGGAACTGGGACACATGGACAGGAGAGGTTGGAGAAAAAGAACATGGTGGTGAAGAAGAGGAGCATGAAGGAGAAGAGTATAATCAGCCAAACTGTGAAGATCCAGACTTTATT ATGGATGCAGACTACGATCCCAGTCAGCCAAGCACCTCCAAGAAGCAGAAGAAAAAGGAGAAGATGAAGGTGGATGCCCTTCTGAtgggaaagaagagaaagaagtcTCATTTTGCTGAGGTCATTACCCAAAACAAGCCTGTGTTTGACCCCC AGGAGAAGTCCTTTGAGCAGTACCTGGAGGAGTACTATAAGCTGGACTATGAGGACATCATAGACGACATCCCCTGCAGGTTTCGCTACAGGCAGGTCCTGGCCAATGACTTTGGCCTGTCCACTGACGAG ATCCTGGGAGCAGATGAGAAAGAGCTGAACCGCTGGGCCTCGCTAAAGAAGACCTGCATGTTCAG GTCTGACAAGGAGGAGATGAGTGATTTGCAGAACTACAAAATCAAAggacaaaatgtgaagaaaaagaTAGAAGTCTTGAACTCTTTCTATGCTGA GGAGGACAAAGCAGAGGGCAAGACCAAAGTTGgtaagaagagaagagacaggatgAAGAATGCAGAGAAGGATGACAAGGAtctggaggatgatgatgaggctGGACCCAGTCAGGAAAGCTCTGCATTGGACTCTGGTGAGGGGGTGGTAGTCCAGGCactgagagaggcaggagaccaGGAAGAGGAGTTCCTGGTACCCAAATCCAagaagttgaaactggagcaggaaaCAGTTGCTTCCACTCAGGAGACTGCCAACACAAGGACTGAAAGACCAAAATTGCCCAAGAAGAAAAACAGGCACCCAGGAAGCCGCCTCATGTCGGGGAAGGGGCCCTTCagggtgaaaatgggtgggcgaGAGTTCAGCGGACAGAGACTGAAGGCCTATGGACTGAATCCCAAGAGACTGCACTTCAGGCAGCTTGGCAGGCAGAAACGAAAGGCTCAAGAGAAGACTGAGAAGCAAGGGATCAAGGAGTGA
- the LOC118384663 gene encoding kinetochore protein Spc24-like yields MLQDVMDTGESMVKILKSSKADDELRKVREKQQSFFERHMDTMKTITLVLNGVVQCEDEASQKLLAMEGQKSQAEWELDSLEQELQQYTARSQNMDSELQFLQRKLESLRDSEQELQTLQQEVDDDTTEVIPSAIYVAQLYHKVTKIKWEYDTEPHILRGVHYGADLATPINIDTSVRSRCSVSDELWNFVNTEW; encoded by the exons ATGCTTCAGGACGTTATGGACACGGGAGAGTCGATGGTCAAAATACTGAAAAGCAGCAAAGCTGACGATGAATTAAGAAAAGTGAGAGAAAAACAGCAGTCTTTCTTTGAGCGACACATGGACACGATGAAAACCATCACACTGGTGTTAAACG GTGTAGTTCAGTGTGAGGATGAGGCGAGCCAGAAGCTGCTGGCCATGGAGGGCCAGAAGAGCCAGGCAGAGTGGGAACTGGACAGCCTGGAGCAGGAGCTGCAGCAGTATACAGCAAGGAGCCAGAACATGGACTCAGAACTACA GTTCCTGCAGAGGAAGCTGGAGAGTCTGCGTGACTCGGAGCAGGAGCTGCAGACCTTGCAGCAGGAGGTTGATGATGACACTACGGAGGTCATCCCATCAGCCAT ATACGTGGCCCAGTTATACCACAAGGTGACCAAGATCAAGTGGGAGTATGACACGGAGCCACACATTCTGAGAGGAG TGCACTATGGAGCTGACCTGGCCACACCAATCAACATAGACACCTCTGTGCGGTCTCGGTGTTCAGTCAGTGATGAGCTGTGGAACTTTGTCAACACTGAATGGTAG
- the LOC118384662 gene encoding sphingosine 1-phosphate receptor 1-like has product MEEASHAAYAAVAAPTVVPMTPSVGYLLRMFREYQSNAVIREHYNYTGKLKENKYKDGLKPEAIAFLLICLLIVLENAVVLLAIWKNKKFHLPMYYLLGSLTLSDLLAGFTYMVNIVTSGANTLKMTPVLWFLREGGVFITLAASVISLLAIAIERHVTMVRMKPYQGAKRGRMFALIGASWVLSVFLGVLPVLGWNCMGRLDQCSTVLPLFAKSYILFFITVFTAVLLAIVVLYVRIFHTVRSNTKHLGSGPQRKGLARKSQKYMALLKTVTIVLGVFIICWLPLFILLLLDFCCPARSCQVLFKADYFLGIAMFNSLLNPIIYTLTSKDMRRAILRLLCRRCLLTKDGQVKKIGVPFLECSTSKTEAPSHRLEGLEITVSSANFTPSTIKAIYPRMSKT; this is encoded by the coding sequence ATGGAAGAAGCATCGCATGCTGCTTACGCTGCTGTTGCTGCCCCCACTGTGGTTCCCATGACCCCCTCGGTAGGGTACCTGCTCCGGATGTTCCGCGAGTACCAGAGCAATGCTGTCATCAGAGAACACTACAACTACACAGGCAAACTGAAGGAGAACAAGTACAAGGATGGACTAAAGCCAGAGGCCATAGCCTTCCTGCTGATCTGCTTGCTCATAGTGCTGGAGAATGCTGTGGTGCTGTTGGCCATCTGGAAGAATAAGAAATTCCATCTGCCCATGTACTATCTGTTAGGCAGCCTAACACTCTCAGACCTGCTAGCAGGCTTCACCTACATGGTGAACATTGTAACTTCAGGGGCCAACACGTTAAAGATGACCCCTGTGCTGTGGTTCCTGAGGGAGGGGGGGGTCTTTATAACGCTGGCCGCCTCCGTCATCAGCCTCCTGGCCATCGCCATTGAGCGCCACGTCACCATGGTGAGGATGAAGCCCTACCAGGGGGCCAAACGAGGCCGGATGTTTGCCTTGATCGGGGCCAGCTGGGTGCTGTCAGTGTTCCTGGGGGTTCTGCCCGTCCTGGGCTGGAACTGTATGGGCCGTCTGGACCAGTGCTCCACCGTCCTGCCGCTCTTCGCCAAAAGCTACATCCTCTTCTTCATCACCGTGTTCACTGCTGTGCTGCTGGCCATCGTGGTGCTTTATGTGCGCATTTTCCACACTGTAAGGTCCAACACAAAGCACCTGGGCTCTGGCCCGCAGCGCAAAGGCCTGGCCCGCAAGTCCCAGAAGTACATGGCCCTGCTGAAGACTGTCACCATCGTGCTTGGCGTCTTCATCATCTGCTGGCtgcctctcttcatcctcctcttgcTGGACTTCTGCTGCCCGGCACGGAGCTGCCAGGTGCTCTTCAAGGCGGACTACTTCCTGGGCATCGCCATGTTCAACTCTCTCCTCAATCCCATCATCTATACCCTGACCAGTAAGGACATGAGGAGGGCCATCCTGAGGCTGCTGTGTCGACGCTGCCTCCTCACCAAGGATGGCCAGGTGAAGAAGATAGGTGTGCCCTTCCTAGAGTGCAGTACCAGTAAGACTGAAGCACCCTCCCATAGGCTGGAGGGCCTGGAGATCACAGTCTCCTCTGCCAACTTCACCCCTTCCACTATTAAAGCCATCTACCCCAGGATGTCAAAGACATGA